The following are encoded together in the Plasmodium vinckei vinckei genome assembly, chromosome: PVVCY_12 genome:
- a CDS encoding phosducin-like protein, putative: MNSNITKNIEGQILEALKDKEKEIDNEIKKYETLERRIYDDNDEELENIKNKRLQELKNRHNENRRLLSMGHGVYKEILSEKEFFDICKNSTNVCCHFYRNTTWRCEYLDSKLINLSKKFIHINFIKINAEKSPFLCDRLKIWCIPTLMLIQNGKTEHSIIGFDELGGDNFSEQTLINVLKKWKLISQAEDDG, translated from the coding sequence atgaatagtaatataacaaaaaatatagaggGACAAATACTTGAAGCCCTTaaagataaagaaaaagaaatagataatgaaataaaaaaatatgaaacaTTAGAAAGAAGAATATATGATGATAATGATGAAGAgttagaaaatataaaaaataaaagattacaagaattaaaaaataggcataatgaaaatagaaGATTATTAAGTATGGGTCATGGagtatataaagaaattttatctgaaaaagaattttttgatatttgCAAAAATTCAACTAATGTTTGTTGtcatttttatagaaaTACTACATGGAGATGTGAATATTTAGAttcaaaattaattaacttatctaaaaaatttattcatattaattttataaaaattaatgctGAAAAATCACCTTTTTTATGTGATAGACTAAAAATATGGTGTATCCCTACATTAATGCTTAtacaaaatggaaaaacTGAGCATTCAATAATAGGCTTTGATGAATTAGGGGGAGATAATTTTTCTGAACAAACACTTattaatgttttaaaaaaatggaaattaATAAGTCAAGCAGAAGATGATggataa